The following are encoded in a window of Candidatus Fluviicola riflensis genomic DNA:
- a CDS encoding aminotransferase: MSNTTIDQSDLQVSKLAQHIIGSEIIKLAGEVNEKIKQGEHIFNLTIGDFNPKVFPIPAELKTAIIAEYENDQTNYPAADGMLELRNSVSRLLKERGDLDYKPDEIVITGGARPAIYTIFKALVDEDDTVVFPVPSWNNNHYTYLNNAKPVLIQTSPENNFMPTAAEIAPYIPEANLLALCSPLNPTGTVFKKSDLEAICDLVLAENAVRKISGKKPLYVMYDQIYWPLTFGTTEHYNPVSLRPEMRNYTLFVDGISKSLAATGVRVGWTMGPKVITDKIKSILTHVGAWAPKAEQLATATYLSDLEQYDNFLNAIKTQINDRLVGFYEGFQALKAEGHSVDAIAPEAAIYLTVQFTLHGKTTTEGNVLETTSDVTKYILDEAKVAIVPFSAFGASSDSSWYRLSVGTCKLEDVQGVISNLRAALTKLS, encoded by the coding sequence ATGAGCAATACAACTATCGATCAGTCAGATTTGCAGGTGTCGAAACTTGCCCAACACATTATCGGTTCCGAAATCATCAAATTGGCGGGTGAAGTCAATGAGAAAATCAAACAGGGCGAACATATTTTTAATTTGACCATTGGGGATTTTAATCCGAAGGTATTCCCGATTCCTGCTGAGCTGAAGACTGCTATTATTGCCGAATACGAAAACGATCAAACCAATTATCCTGCTGCCGACGGTATGCTCGAGTTGCGTAACAGCGTTTCGCGTTTGCTGAAAGAACGGGGTGATTTGGATTACAAACCCGATGAAATTGTGATTACAGGCGGTGCTCGTCCTGCTATTTATACCATTTTCAAAGCATTGGTAGATGAAGATGATACGGTAGTTTTCCCGGTTCCGTCATGGAACAACAATCATTATACGTACCTCAACAATGCCAAACCGGTGTTGATCCAAACGTCGCCGGAAAATAATTTCATGCCTACTGCGGCAGAGATTGCTCCGTACATTCCCGAAGCAAATTTGCTGGCGTTGTGTTCACCGTTAAATCCTACGGGAACGGTGTTCAAAAAATCGGACCTGGAAGCTATTTGTGATTTGGTATTGGCTGAAAATGCCGTCCGTAAAATTTCCGGTAAAAAACCACTTTACGTGATGTATGATCAAATTTACTGGCCATTGACCTTCGGAACAACGGAACATTACAATCCGGTTTCGTTACGGCCTGAAATGCGCAATTATACGTTGTTCGTAGATGGAATTTCCAAATCATTGGCTGCCACCGGAGTTCGTGTTGGCTGGACAATGGGGCCGAAAGTAATCACCGATAAAATCAAATCGATTCTCACACACGTTGGAGCTTGGGCGCCAAAAGCAGAACAATTGGCTACCGCGACTTATCTGAGTGATTTGGAACAATACGACAACTTCCTGAATGCAATCAAAACACAAATCAATGATCGTTTGGTTGGTTTCTACGAAGGTTTTCAGGCCTTGAAAGCAGAGGGCCATTCGGTTGATGCCATTGCTCCGGAAGCCGCAATTTACCTTACAGTGCAATTTACACTGCATGGAAAAACTACTACCGAAGGAAATGTATTGGAAACAACAAGTGATGTCACAAAATATATCCTCGACGAAGCCAAAGTGGCGATTGTTCCTTTTTCAGCCTTTGGCGCATCTTCCGATTCAAGCTGGTACCGCCTTTCGGTTGGAACCTGTAAGCTGGAAGATGTGCAGGGAGTGATTTCTAATTTGAGAGCAGCTTTGACAAAATTGAGTTGA
- a CDS encoding disulfide bond formation protein DsbA — protein MKIEIWSDVMCPFCYIGKRRLEQALEQFPGSEKFEIEWKSFQLDPDLVANGKENPYQYLADRKGISYQESVKMHENVVNAAKEVGLDYRFDHAVVANSLDAHRLSHLAKKHGVGNELEERLFHAYFTEGKDIADHITLAELGVEVGIPEKEIQMLFTGDQFMEDVQRDIAEAQQIGVRGVPFFVFDRKYAVSGAQPVEAFLETMNAVKA, from the coding sequence ATGAAAATTGAAATCTGGTCGGATGTAATGTGTCCGTTTTGTTATATCGGGAAACGTCGCTTAGAGCAGGCATTGGAACAGTTTCCCGGCTCAGAGAAATTCGAGATCGAATGGAAAAGTTTTCAACTTGATCCGGATCTTGTAGCCAACGGAAAAGAAAATCCGTATCAATATCTCGCCGACCGAAAAGGAATCAGTTACCAGGAATCGGTTAAGATGCACGAAAATGTGGTAAACGCCGCTAAAGAAGTCGGTTTGGATTACCGTTTCGATCATGCAGTTGTTGCCAATTCACTGGATGCACATCGTTTATCGCATTTAGCAAAAAAGCACGGAGTCGGAAATGAACTGGAAGAACGGTTGTTTCACGCGTATTTTACTGAAGGAAAAGACATTGCCGATCATATCACTCTTGCCGAATTGGGAGTAGAAGTTGGTATTCCGGAAAAGGAGATTCAAATGCTTTTCACCGGAGATCAATTCATGGAAGATGTACAGCGCGATATTGCGGAAGCACAGCAAATCGGAGTAAGAGGTGTGCCGTTTTTTGTATTTGATCGTAAATACGCGGTTTCGGGAGCGCAGCCTGTGGAGGCATTTTTGGAGACGATGAATGCGGTGAAAGCTTGA
- a CDS encoding Crp/Fnr family transcriptional regulator, with translation MKTTSIAEETFRAINAHVNKSCAVFNEDELALFNSLLEVRKVKKKTFLLQQGEICDFEAYISKGCVRSYFINENGSEVILQFGIEDWWVSDIASFHEQQPSNQFIETLEDCELLVLTVSSKEELLRQIPKFERFFRLMVQRNLTSLQHRLMNTISLTAEEKYLDFSKRYPAIAQRVPQLQIASYLGMSAEFLSKVRTRLSKKTL, from the coding sequence ATGAAAACAACTAGCATTGCAGAAGAAACGTTTCGTGCCATCAACGCACATGTAAACAAATCGTGCGCTGTTTTTAACGAAGATGAACTGGCGCTTTTCAACTCGTTGCTGGAAGTTCGTAAAGTAAAAAAGAAAACTTTTCTTTTGCAGCAAGGCGAAATTTGCGATTTTGAGGCTTACATCAGCAAAGGTTGTGTACGGAGTTATTTTATCAACGAAAACGGCTCTGAGGTCATTCTGCAATTCGGAATTGAAGACTGGTGGGTCAGCGATATTGCCAGCTTTCATGAACAACAACCCAGTAATCAGTTTATTGAAACGCTGGAAGATTGTGAATTGCTGGTACTTACTGTCAGCTCCAAGGAAGAACTGTTGCGACAAATCCCGAAGTTTGAACGCTTCTTTCGCCTGATGGTGCAACGCAACCTAACAAGCCTGCAACACCGACTGATGAATACCATTTCGCTGACCGCCGAAGAAAAATACCTTGATTTCAGCAAACGGTATCCGGCAATCGCACAACGTGTTCCGCAATTGCAAATCGCTTCTTATTTGGGAATGTCCGCCGAGTTTTTGAGTAAGGTCCGCACACGCCTTTCAAAAAAAACGCTATAG
- a CDS encoding helix-turn-helix transcriptional regulator, with product MRIFLKQYRTILLTGVSLAGMLVLLRWLELRFLILDNAIEVYIGAIAILFTGLGIWLALKLTKPKTVIVEREIFISPVADFQLNETTLNELGISKRELEVLELMAQGCSNQEIANRLFVSLNTVKTHSSRLFEKLDVSRRTQAIEKGKRLLLIP from the coding sequence ATGAGAATATTCCTGAAACAATACCGCACCATTTTGCTTACCGGGGTTTCCCTGGCTGGAATGTTGGTGTTGTTGCGTTGGCTGGAACTACGCTTTCTTATTTTAGATAATGCAATAGAAGTGTATATCGGAGCAATTGCCATTTTGTTTACCGGTTTGGGAATCTGGCTTGCCCTGAAACTTACCAAACCCAAAACAGTGATTGTAGAGCGTGAAATATTTATTTCACCGGTAGCTGATTTTCAACTCAACGAAACAACGCTCAACGAATTAGGAATCAGTAAGCGGGAACTGGAAGTATTGGAACTGATGGCGCAAGGCTGCAGTAACCAGGAAATCGCCAATCGATTGTTTGTTTCGCTGAACACCGTAAAAACGCATTCATCACGTTTGTTTGAGAAACTGGATGTCAGCCGCAGAACACAAGCCATTGAAAAAGGAAAGCGCTTGTTGCTCATTCCTTAA
- a CDS encoding alpha/beta hydrolase: MKRIGLVFTWMLLVGASFSQEFTGDWYGELSVSGMKLPLVFHIAKTDQGYTSTMDSPSQKAIGIVVDKTEINDDSVILNLSTIAARFEGKLNAEQKIIGTFHQGGQSLDLVLGHDATLSAMSNRPQQPKEPFPYYTEEVTFENKSAGITLAGTLSLPAKKGKFPVVVLISGSGPQDRNETILGHEPFAVIADYLTRNGVGVLRYDDRGAGKSTGNFGLATTTDFSTDAEAALNYLKQRKEVNKSKIGLVGHSEGGIIAPMVAARNKDVAFIIMLAGPGLPGSEILALQQALIGRAEGASEADIEENATISKGLFEIVAKEQDASATTAELKSYLETQLNALPDSMKSKSTEEMIAEILPGVDNPWMKEFIRYDPRPALRKVTCPVLALNGSKDLQVPAKENIEAIEKALNEGWVERGKKEKHIELYILDGLNHLFQECETGSPSEYGAIEQTFSPRALAKMLDWMRTQGIVK, from the coding sequence ATGAAAAGAATAGGCTTGGTTTTTACATGGATGTTGCTTGTTGGCGCAAGTTTTTCACAAGAATTTACCGGCGATTGGTACGGCGAATTGTCGGTGAGTGGGATGAAATTGCCATTGGTATTTCACATAGCTAAAACAGATCAGGGATACACTTCCACGATGGATAGCCCAAGCCAGAAAGCCATTGGGATAGTTGTCGATAAAACGGAAATCAATGATGATTCGGTGATTCTAAATTTAAGCACAATCGCTGCGCGCTTTGAAGGTAAACTGAATGCCGAACAAAAAATAATCGGGACCTTTCATCAGGGCGGACAATCATTGGATTTGGTGCTGGGCCATGATGCTACATTATCAGCGATGTCCAACAGACCGCAACAGCCCAAAGAGCCGTTTCCGTATTATACCGAAGAGGTAACTTTTGAGAATAAATCGGCCGGTATAACGTTGGCCGGAACGTTGAGTTTACCCGCTAAAAAAGGGAAGTTTCCGGTTGTAGTATTGATCTCGGGCAGTGGACCGCAAGATCGTAATGAAACAATTTTAGGACACGAACCCTTTGCCGTCATTGCTGATTACCTGACCCGAAATGGAGTAGGTGTATTGCGCTATGATGATCGTGGAGCAGGAAAATCTACCGGTAATTTCGGTTTGGCAACGACTACCGATTTTTCAACCGATGCAGAAGCCGCATTGAATTATCTGAAACAACGAAAAGAAGTAAACAAATCAAAGATCGGGCTTGTGGGGCACAGCGAAGGCGGTATAATCGCACCAATGGTTGCAGCCCGAAATAAAGACGTCGCGTTCATCATTATGCTGGCCGGACCCGGATTGCCAGGATCTGAAATCTTAGCATTGCAACAAGCCCTGATAGGCCGTGCGGAGGGAGCTTCCGAAGCAGACATCGAGGAAAACGCAACAATTAGTAAAGGCCTGTTTGAGATTGTAGCAAAAGAGCAGGATGCAAGCGCAACGACTGCCGAGTTGAAATCGTATCTGGAAACACAATTGAACGCACTTCCGGATTCAATGAAAAGCAAAAGTACGGAAGAGATGATTGCGGAAATTTTACCCGGTGTTGATAATCCATGGATGAAAGAATTTATCCGTTACGATCCACGACCTGCTTTGCGCAAAGTAACGTGTCCGGTTTTGGCATTAAACGGAAGCAAAGATTTACAGGTTCCGGCTAAAGAAAACATCGAAGCCATTGAAAAAGCCTTAAATGAAGGTTGGGTAGAACGCGGGAAGAAAGAAAAACACATTGAATTGTACATCTTAGACGGACTCAATCATCTGTTCCAGGAATGTGAAACCGGTTCGCCAAGTGAGTATGGTGCAATTGAGCAAACCTTTTCGCCTCGGGCGCTTGCGAAAATGCTTGATTGGATGCGTACTCAGGGTATTGTTAAGTAA